One Salvia splendens isolate huo1 chromosome 22, SspV2, whole genome shotgun sequence DNA segment encodes these proteins:
- the LOC121786652 gene encoding protein DOG1-like 4 — translation MKTLTEEKFSNFYQKWMAELEDLLLSLAKDPPQGPACAAAIGKLTAHHKEYYRFKWASAHEDVLAFFCGPVWLSPLETAHLWLTGWKPSAAFRLIPAAGLTAEQARRIEVLRGRMRVEEGRVEGEMERLQVAVADRKAVEEVRRGGAEEAAVGGFLEGLERVMKMADCVRLKTLKGLLEILSPMQSVEFLATNALFQIRVRKLGMIEGSGLVS, via the coding sequence atgaaaacccTAACCGAAGAGAAATTCTCGAATTTCTACCAAAAATGGATGGCGGAGCTCGAAGATCTCCTCCTCTCGTTGGCGAAGGATCCGCCGCAGGGGCCCGCCTGCGCCGCCGCGATCGGGAAACTCACTGCCCACCACAAGGAGTACTACAGATTCAAATGGGCCTCGGCCCATGAAGACGTGCTGGCCTTCTTCTGCGGCCCAGTTTGGCTGAGCCCATTAGAGACGGCCCATCTCTGGCTCACCGGATGGAAGCCTTCCGCGGCGTTCCGGCTGATTCCGGCAGCCGGGTTGACGGCGGAGCAGGCGAGGAGGATCGAGGTGCTGCGGGGGAGGATGAGGGTGGAGGAGGGGAGGGTGGAGGGGGAGATGGAGAGGCTGCAAGTGGCGGTGGCGGATAggaaggcggtggaggaggtgagGCGGGGAGgggcggaggaggcggcggtgggGGGGTTTTTGGAGGGGTTGGAGAGGGTGATGAAGATGGCCGATTGTGTGAGGCTGAAAACGTTGAAAGGGTTGTTGGAGATTTTGAGCCCCATGCAGAGTGTGGAGTTTTTGGCTACTAATGCCTTGTTTCAAATTAGGGTTAGGAAATTGGGGATGATTGAGGGGAGTGGCTTGGTTTCTTGA